A window of Polaromonas hydrogenivorans contains these coding sequences:
- a CDS encoding L-threonylcarbamoyladenylate synthase, producing the protein MAQLFEVHPLNPHARLLAQAVELIQRGGIAAVPTDSSYALVCQLDDKAASDNLRRIRGVDGKHHLTLLCRDLSELANYARVDNKQFRLIKAATPGPYTFILEASKEVPRRLSHPSRKTIGLRVPDHKTLQALLELHGGPLLATTLIPRGETESISDPQDITGPLEHELAAIIDAGACHKEPTTVVDLTTMADGGEPVVIRQGRGELAALGL; encoded by the coding sequence ATGGCCCAGTTATTTGAAGTCCACCCTCTCAATCCGCATGCCCGCCTGCTCGCTCAGGCGGTGGAACTGATCCAGCGCGGCGGGATTGCCGCCGTGCCGACGGATTCGAGCTACGCGCTGGTCTGCCAGCTCGACGACAAGGCCGCCTCCGACAACCTGCGCCGGATTCGCGGCGTGGACGGCAAGCACCACCTGACCCTGCTGTGCCGCGACCTGAGCGAGTTGGCCAACTATGCACGGGTGGACAACAAGCAGTTCCGCCTGATCAAGGCGGCGACACCCGGCCCCTACACCTTCATCCTCGAAGCCAGCAAGGAAGTGCCGCGCCGCCTCAGCCATCCGTCGCGCAAGACCATTGGCCTGCGCGTTCCGGACCACAAGACGCTGCAGGCCCTGCTTGAACTCCATGGCGGACCCTTGCTGGCCACCACCCTGATTCCGCGCGGCGAAACCGAATCCATCAGCGACCCCCAGGACATCACCGGCCCGCTGGAGCATGAACTGGCGGCCATCATCGACGCCGGCGCCTGCCACAAGGAACCCACGACCGTGGTTGACCTGACAACGATGGCGGACGGCGGCGAGCCGGTCGTCATCCGGCAGGGCCGGGGCGAGCTGGCCGCGCTCGGGCTGTAA